The DNA segment TACCGCCGGTTTCGTGATGCTAGCACACGTCATCTCGAACCGCAGGGAGAGATCTCTTGAACCATCTCTAAAACAAGAGATCTCTCGTCGCTGCGCTTCCCTCGAGATGACGAGGTGTGTTAAAAATATTCAATGCGCGTTGAACAGGTGGAAGCTGAAAAACCTGATTAAAACAGAGTAGGCATTAATCTTATAATTTAAACAAAATGAAAAAACCATTTTTAATGCTCGTTGCAGTGGCCTGTGTTGCTGTGAGCACTGTGTTTGCCACGGCAAAACCAACAACAAGTGTTTTACTGGGATCGCCTTACAATGACCAGGGTGAATGTACTACCCCAGGCAATGTAATTGGCACCTGTGATGTAAACTACACAGGCAATGCCTGCCAGCTGCTGGCCGGAGGCGATGCTTACCTGCAGGATACAGAGACTGGCCTTTGTACCATTCCACTGTACAGACAAAACTAGTTTTTGATAGCTGTACATGCCCGCTGAACCAAATGGTTTGGCGGGTTGGTTACCCTCAAAATGAAATCTATGAAAAAATTCTACTACTTACTGATCATTGTTGCTGTACTTTCATCTTTACCTATTCTGTATTTAACCATCCGCTATGCGCTTAAACAGCGTGCGGCTACTTATAACTTTAAAAGGAAGCTGCTTGGGCTGGTTAAAGGCCATAAGGCCATCGATATAAAATACAATTCGTATTACCTGGCCGGTGAGGCCGGAAGTTCCGTTTACCTGGCCAGCGGAACGGCCATAGGCCATTTGCTGAAGGTTGGACCTTTGTTAAGGGATACGGTAAGCATTCGCCTTGAGCTGAACAGACAGGAGGTAAAGTTAAAGGGCAGTTATAAGGCTTATGTAGATTCCGGTTCTTTTTACCTGTACAATGGATTGGAACGCAGCATCCTGAAAGGCAGTACTGGTGTTTGGAAGGCAGCAGTTTATAATATAAAAGCACCATACTTTGCACAGCTGCAGCCCCTGGGCACACAAACGATGGTTTTCCGTTTTATAGACACCGATACCCGGGCGAATAGTTTGCGCAAAGTGCGTGTGCCAGGAGAAAGCATGAGCAATACCGGGATATTTGAGAAGCAGGTAGATGGCCTGTTTTGTACGGATGGCATGCTGAGGTATAACCGGCAGTTGCACATGCTGACCTATGTGTACCATTACCGCAACGAGATCTTGCTGATAGATACCAACTTGAACCTGGTAAAGAAAATAAAGACCTTAGACCCGATTGATTCGGCCCGCTTTAAGGTAGACCAGCTGCGTGCTGAAAAGTCCTTCACTTTTGCTTCGCCCAGCCTGATGGTAAATGCAAACTGTTCAAACCAGGGCAAATATTTGTTTGTGCAATCGAAACTGATGGGTAAGGACGAGGATTTGACGCTGTTCAGGAAAAGTGCGGCAATAGATGTGTACGATCTGGAGAAACAGGTATACTGTTATTCGTTTTACCTGCCCAAATATAAAGAGGTACCCATAAGTAGTTTTAAGGTATTGGGGAACAGTTTGTATGCAGTGGCAGGGCAATACCTGACCAGGTATGCGCTGGAATTGCCGGAGTGAGAAAGCCAGTAGTATATACTCCGATGATCTAAATTATAACGCAATCTTATTATTATGCCTAAACGCAAACTTATCACTTATTTAAATAAAAAATATCCAATTAGCGAAGGGTTAAAAATCCTTTTAGAAAATGAGGGAACACTGGATTTGACAAGCTCAAAAAAGGGAACTTCGCTTTTGATACCCAGAATGAATGTACATGAAGTACATTACCTTATTTCAGGAATGTGCAAGGCCTTTTGGCTAAATGAAGATAATGAAGAAGAGATTTTCCAGATATGGACAGCAGATAGCCTGATCTTGTTATTGGAAGTATTTTTTGCCGGGCACAAAAATACGACTGTACATATTGTAATGCTGGAGGATAGTGAACTGATAACCATTACCAAAGTGCAACTGGATGAGATGGAGATGGTATATCCCGAAATGAAGAAAGTGATGGAAAGGATTAGGGCTGAAATTTTGGAGCTGCGAAACCTGCAGCTGCGGATTTTGATGAAGAAAGAAGGGGAGCGGTATGCACTTTTTTACGACATGTTTCCGGAATTGCGTGCCCGATTGACGAATAAGGACATTGGGGCCTTTTTGGGTATTTGCCAAAGCACATTGGGCAATTGCAAAAAGAGCAGGCTGTTAAAGGACAGGAGTAAGAAGAAGAGCAGATGATTGGTTATAATTCATCGATTTCATTAAGCGTAAGGCCAGTAGCAGCGGCTATAATTTCAAAAGAAACTTCATTCTTTTTTAATTCAGCTGCAATTTCAAAAGCCTTTTCGCGCTTTATAGTTTCATCATGGCTATAGTTATCCCTCGCAATTTTTAGGCTGGCCTGATAAGCTTTCATTTCATCCGGATCTAGGTTGCTCACTTCTGCTATGTTGAATAATTTAATAAATTCTTCTTTGTCTCTCAAAGATAACGGAATTTCTTTTAATGTATTCATGTACCGTAA comes from the Pedobacter heparinus DSM 2366 genome and includes:
- a CDS encoding Crp/Fnr family transcriptional regulator — encoded protein: MPKRKLITYLNKKYPISEGLKILLENEGTLDLTSSKKGTSLLIPRMNVHEVHYLISGMCKAFWLNEDNEEEIFQIWTADSLILLLEVFFAGHKNTTVHIVMLEDSELITITKVQLDEMEMVYPEMKKVMERIRAEILELRNLQLRILMKKEGERYALFYDMFPELRARLTNKDIGAFLGICQSTLGNCKKSRLLKDRSKKKSR